A genomic segment from Corylus avellana chromosome ca5, CavTom2PMs-1.0 encodes:
- the LOC132181983 gene encoding PTI1-like tyrosine-protein kinase At3g15890: MTWRCFCCISGTEEAVPESSESKNRDYPWEIYSLKELLQATNNFHQENKIGEGGFGSVYWGRSKGVELIFQIAVKRLKTMSAKAEMEFAVEVEILGRVRHKNLLGLRGFYAGGDERLIVYDYMPNHSLITHLHGHLAEDCLLDWSRRMSIVIGSAEGLAYLHHEANPHIIHRDIKASNVLLDKEFEAKVADFGFAKLIPAGVTHLTTRVKGTLGYLAPEYAMWGKVSESCDVYSFGVLLLEIISAKKPLEKLPGGVKRDIVQWVTPYVQKGALNHIADPRLKGKFDRDQLKSVVIIALRCTDSNPDNRPSMIEVVEWLNSGVGGRTKEVSYAKDMVDHGDEEKQKGYQF, from the exons ATGACCTGGAGATGCTTTTGTTGCATCTCCGGTACTGAAGAGGCTGTACCGGAGAGCAG TGAAAGCAAGAATAGGGATTATCCATGGGAAATATACTCTCTTAAGGAGCTACTTCAAGCAACAAACAACTTCCATCAAGAAAACAAGATTGGTGAAGGCGGATTTGGAAGTGTTTATTGGGGTAGAAGTAAAGGCGTTGAG CTGATCTTCCAGATTGCTGTTAAACGACTAAAGACAATGAGTGCGAAGGCAGAGATGGAGTTTGCAGTGGAAGTTGAAATTCTTGGAAGGGTGAGGCATAAGAATCTTTTGGGTTTGAGGGGATTTTATGCTGGTGGGGATGAGAGGCTAATTGTGTATGATTACATGCCTAATCATAGCTTGATCACCCATTTGCATGGCCACCTTGCTGAAGATTGTCTGCTAGATTGGTCAAGGAGAATGAGCATAGTCATTGGATCAGCAGAAGGTTTGGC GTACTTGCATCACGAGGCCAATCCTCATATAATTCACCGAGACATAAAGGCAAGTAATGTCCTCTTAGACAAAGAATTTGAAGCAAAAGTGGCTGATTTTGGTTTTGCAAAGCTAATTCCAGCTGGTGTTACTCATCTCACTACAAGAGTAAAGGGAACCCTAGGATATTTGGCTCCTGAATATGCTATGTGGGGGAAGGTTTCTGAGAGCTGTGATGTCTATAGCTTTGGTGTTTTACTTCTAGAGATAATTAGTGCAAAAAAGCCATTAGAGAAACTCCCTGGTGGAGTCAAGCGTGATATTGTGCAATGGGTCACACCCTATGTCCAAAAGGGTGCACTCAATCATATTGCTGACCCGAGGTTGAAGGGAAAGTTTGATCGAGACCAGCTTAAATCGGTGGTCATAATTGCATTGAGATGCACCGATAGCAACCCCGACAACCGGCCGAGCATGATAGAGGTGGTGGAGTGGCTCAACAGTGGCGTTGGGGGGAGGACAAAAGAGGTTTCTTATGCGAAAGACATGGTTGATCATGGAGacgaagaaaaacaaaagggatACCAATTTTGA
- the LOC132181984 gene encoding transcription factor bHLH118-like yields the protein MATKRKSLKLQPRAPSMFPFHQSTDELVWLSFPNLHQEDIIPQDLIVQDQPSVGANKIGKAHAHKILSSLNNGEANTSNYDRKKIVRRDTEQKRRQQMAILNASLRSLLPVEIIQGKRSASDHMNEAVNYIKYLQNKIEELSMRRNKLRNLSPGNERSENCVVDRVMVHPCWGRVEIIMTGNVKKEGLLLSKVLEILLQEGFRVVSCVSTKANERLFYSIQSEVDNDLEGLDLPGLQRKLNDLILSSRRASESDIVSIC from the exons ATGGCAACCAAGAGGAAAAGCTTGAAGCTTCAGCCTCGAGCTCCTTCAATGTTTCCTTTCCACCAAAGTACTGATGAGCTGGTATGGCTGTCCTTCCCCAACCTCCACCAAGAAGATATTATTCCACAAGATCTGATTGTACAGGATCAACCCTCAGTGGGTGCCAACAAAATTGGAAAAGCCCACGCACATAAAATATTGTCTTCATTGAACAATGGAGAAGCAAACACTAGCAATTATGATCGCAAGAAGATTGTGCGTAGAGACACTGAACAAAAAAGAAGGCAGCAAATGGCCATTCTCAATGCATCACTTCGATCACTGCTCCCTGTCGAGATAATTCAG GGAAAGCGATCGGCATCGGATCATATGAACGAGGCagttaattatataaaatactTGCAGAACAAGATCGAAGAATTGAGTATGAGGAGGAATAAGCTTAGAAATTTAAGTCCTGGAAATGAGAGGTCAGAAAATTGTGTTGTGGATCGTGTTATGGTCCACCCTTGTTGGGGTAGAGTGGAGATTATAATGACTGGCAATGTCAAAAAGGAAGGTTTGCTTCTGTCAAAGGTGCTTGAAATCTTGCTCCAAGAAGGATTTCGTGTGGTTAGCTGCGTTTCAACCAAAGCAAATGAAAGGTTATTTTACTCTATTCAGTCCGag GTTGATAATGATTTGGAGGGCCTTGATCTACCTGGGCTGCAACGGAAATTGAATGATCTCATCTTGTCATCAAGAAGGGCTTCTGAAAGTGACATTGTATCCATTTGCTGA